GTCATGTTGCCAAGCTGAGCAGAAGAACAGaattctaaaagaaaaaaaaagaagtagaagTGTGATTGAAAAGAGTGTAGTTTGTTACAACCACAAATTCTGCTACCCCTTCTAATACAGTTACAGATAGGGCTGTATAATTATTACGTCTTATACTCGATTATATTGACAGTGCTATcaataacaaaatcaaaattatccTTGACAATTATACCATTGATGGATACAGGtatgttcaagttcaagttttattttccatttcccttatcaacattataagcaaatacaaatcaaacataaattataaatataaacaaatacaaatgaaatatgataacaatgattacaaatcaatAAAGATCCAaaacatttgtaaaatagtttttacagaATCTGAAATGGAAAGGTGTCAGAATCGTCACCTTTGGGGTGGGGGCAAAAGGAGATGGCCGACTTTAATTTTCCAGTGAGGAAAAATTGGCATGGCAAATAAAGAGAAATAGAAACATTTGGAGCAAAACATTCTTAGAAAATCCAAACtaagatgaaaaaaaactaAGATAACTCTTTATCATTAGAAGTTGCAAGGTAAAGGTAGGATTCTGAGACTACGACAGCTCGAAACCTTGGATATAAGTGAACCTTGGACATACGTGAAGAAGCTTGTCTTTCAAAATGTGTAGGGTAACTCTTTGCTATATTCAGTCATGCTCACCCGGGCAATCAAACTCGTCTGTAAACTGAGATGAACAGGTTAACTCTCTATCATCAGAAGCTGCACGGTATAGGTAGGACTCGGAGACTCCCTCATAGCCGGATACAACAGCTCGAAACCTTGGATACACTCGCTGGCCGTCAGGAAGTGTGACATCACGACTCCTTACAGAATAAGACCCAGGAGCGATTTCAGACCATCTAGTGCACATCCTCGACCCACTTCCTATCTCCAACGAATATTCCTCTATCACGCTTGGCTGTTTGGGTGATTTAACAAAGGATATATCATATTAAGATATTAGTGaagatttattcatatttctgtacaaacattagatatttatttcattcatcaatGACGTGCTTCACTAGGACTTTAGTAATTTAAAGTATTATgttcatatgaaaatatattcacattgggttcataaccaaggtcaaaagcaatcaagaaaataattgttatgGTTATCATGAccaaatatattcaaataaattaaGATGTTTACAATTTTGATACATGCAttaattttcttaattgttTGTATTTGGGTGTATTCAAACTGTAAACTACTCAAAGAAACTGGAATACTTGCTTCAGAAACACAATACATCCACACTAAAATGTATCTTACTTATCTTAATATATTCGTTTCCATTAGTTGTCTGGGCACGGATGCTATTCACATTTATCTGTGATTCCTACCTGAATATCTTCACCGTTCCTCGACAGAGATACGCTGTTCACATATTCACAGTCCGTGGTGATTTCCAGATAGGTGGTATTGATTGTCGACATGTTGCTTTGAAAACGGTGGACTGGAAAGAACGCCTCTGAGACGAATTGTTCGTTCGGTACAACGCGACTCATCGAGGGGTCTCCCTTTCCATCTATTCGAGTGCCTTTCGAGTACTGCATGATAGATATCGGGTTGTTGGAAGTTAGGAACTTCATTTCCTGTGTAGTTACATCGATGGTGTCATATTCTCCCATTGAAAGCTCGAGGTTAAGGACTCCGATTGATACCCTGGTGTTGTCTCTGCCGGCTACAACCTGCAGGAGGTAGCCAGAAGGTCTTCCCGCAATGGGGCTTACGACGAACACCTTCCCCCATGACTTGAAGGGAGCCAACTGCTCCGCTAGGTGATCACACGCCCCGACCTCCTGGGGAACATCGGCACACTTTGAACCTGCTGACACGAGGATGGACGCATTCGAAAGGATTCGCGATCCCGTTATG
This window of the Lytechinus variegatus isolate NC3 chromosome 14, Lvar_3.0, whole genome shotgun sequence genome carries:
- the LOC121427960 gene encoding uncharacterized protein LOC121427960 — protein: MPNYHFEDETVGMLIEAIDGETEVQISVPGREELDHSALLSPGAGPYNFPTSSSLIHQNTAGPINTVLVRSDMDIAVLVYNMAPFTSDIYTAMPMKYAGDEYFVSLISRERGSHPLFSGILEISSLDGVASIEIHLTSTITFQNATSHFGDIFRHTLLPFESIQLLPPFTNITGSRILSNASILVSAGSKCADVPQEVGACDHLAEQLAPFKSWGKVFVVSPIAGRPSGYLLQVVAGRDNTRVSIGVLNLELSMGEYDTIDVTTQEMKFLTSNNPISIMQYSKGTRIDGKGDPSMSRVVPNEQFVSEAFFPVHRFQSNMSTINTTYLEITTDCEYVNSVSLSRNGEDIQPSVIEEYSLEIGSGSRMCTRWSEIAPGSYSVRSRDVTLPDGQRVYPRFRAVVSGYEGVSESYLYRAASDDRELTCSSQFTDEFDCPGEHD